A window from Solanum stenotomum isolate F172 chromosome 5, ASM1918654v1, whole genome shotgun sequence encodes these proteins:
- the LOC125865106 gene encoding uncharacterized protein LOC125865106, giving the protein MAVSRCRILVKGSVERVAHSLLASTKARNSVVWTTCPTGLSFIFSRLHSQCRVCHRGFTSSIFYEAKGTLWKTYNSKASCLFLTNETVSHHARVAWKRLLQIHSSCGTILPPISRVTCVMSLALSRSHLVSPGILAFLIGQLAWNQSVLAEAEGFTSPESLYMHAKDGHIYLTSFIFLILEGLILLSRAVYLALLFTPCMLMAPFADSFGIEFRKKWLRAVRRTLEKAGPAFIKWGQWAAARPDLFPDDMCNELEELHSKAPAHSYAYTKRSIEKAFGRKLPEIFENFEEEPVASGSIAQIHRATLKFRYPRQRVKPIRVAVKVRHPGVGESIRRDFVLINMFAKVSKVFPTLKWLRLDESIQQFAVFMMSQVDLSREAANLSRFIYNFRRWKDVSFPRPLYPLVHPAVLVETYEDGENILRYIEELEEPMKEFEGRERVRSALAHIGTHALLKMMLVDNFIHADMHPGNILVRSPQDRASSKGLFKSRPHVVFLDVGMTAELSNKDRLLLLDFFKAVALRDGRTAAESTLGLSKQQSCPNPEEFIKDVEGTFDFWKTAEGGGIHPADCMQQLLEQVRRHRVNIDGNICTVIVTTLVLEGWQRKLDPEYDVLQTLQKLLFKDDWAESLFHTIGGLMAP; this is encoded by the exons ATGGCCGTATCAAG GTGCAGAATTTTGGTGAAGGGAAGTGTTGAAAGGGTTGCTCATTCCCTTCTTGCCAGCACCAAGGCCAGGAACTCAGTAGTTTGGACAACGTGCCCTACCGGactttcttttatcttttccaGATTACATTCACAATGTAGAGTTTGTCATAGAGGATTTACCTCCAGCATTTTCTATGAGGCAAAAGGAACCTTATGGAAGACGTACAATTCGAAAGCTAGCTGTTTGTTCCTTACGAATGAGACAGTCTCACACCATGCTCGAGTTGCCTGGAAACGGCTACTTCAGATTCATTCAAGCTGTGGAACAATTCTGCCACCAATAAGTAGGGTTACATGTGTGATGAGCCTTGCTTTGTCTCGCTCACATCTGGTATCTCCTGGCATTTTGGCCTTCCTTATTGGACAGCTAGCATGGAATCAAAGTGTGCTTGCAGAAGCAGAAGGTTTCACATCCCCGGAGTCGCTCTACATGCATGCAAAGGATGGACATATCTACTTGACTTCATTTATCTTCTTGATTTTAGAGGGCTTGATATTGCTCTCGAGGGCAGTATACTTAGCTTTGTTGTTCACCCCTTGTATGCTAATGGCTCCTTTTGCGGACTCCTTTGGTATTGAGTTTAGGAAGAAGTGGCTTCGTGCTGTGAGAAGAACTCTAGAGAAGGCAGGTCCAGCATTCATTAAGTGGGGTCAATGGGCAGCAGCAAGGCCAGATCTGTTTCCAGATGATATGTGTAATGAACTTGAAGAACTCCACTCAAAGGCACCAGCACATAGCTATGCATACACAAAAAGAAGCATTGAAAAGGCGTTTGGACGGAAGCTGcctgaaatatttgaaaattttgaggaGGAGCCTGTCGCATCGGGTAGTATTGCTCAAATTCATCGGGCAACCTTGAAATTCCGATATCCTAGACAACGGGTTAAACCCATTCGTGTCGCTGTCAAAGTTAGGCACCCAGGCGTTGGTGAATCTATCAGGAGGGATTTCGTACTAATTAACATGTTTGCAAAAGTTTCAAAGGTCTTCCCAACTTTGAAGTGGTTGAGACTGGATGAAAGCATACAGCAGTTTGCGGTCTTTATGATGTCACAAGTTGATCTTTCTAGGGAAGCAGCTAACTTGAGTCGTTTTATATACAACTTCCGCAGATGGAAGGATGTATCATTTCCCAGACCTCTATATCCTTTGGTGCATCCTGCAGTTTTAGTGGAAACCTATGAAGACGGTGAAAATATCTTGCGCTACATTGAAGAGCTTGAAGAACCTATGAAAGAGTTTGAAGGACGTGAGCGCGTCCGAAGTGCCCTTGCTCACATTGGGACTCATGCACTACTGAAGATGATGTTG GTGGATAATTTCATACATGCAGACATGCATCCTGGGAACATTCTTGTTAGATCACCGCAAGACAGAGCTTCAAGTAAAGGACTTTTCAAATCGAGACCTCATGTGGTCTTCCTAGATGTGGGTATGACTGCTGAGCTATCCAATAAGGACAGACTCCTCCTGCTGGATTTCTTTAAGGCTGTGGCACTTCGAGATGGCCGCACTGCTGCAGAAAGTACTCTTGGACTATCTAAACAACAGAGCTGTCCAAACCCAGAGGAATTCATCAAG GACGTGGAGGGAACTTTTGACTTCTGGAAGACAGCTGAAGGGGGTGGCATTCATCCGGCAGATTGCATGCAACAATTGCTTGAGCAAGTTAGACGTCAtagggtgaatattgatggcaACATTTGCACTGTGATTGTGACTACTTTGGTGTTGGAG GGATGGCAGCGGAAACTGGACCCTGAATATGACGTGCTACAGACACTGCAAAAGTTGCTTTTCAAAGACGATTGGGCAGAGTCTCTCTTTCACACAATTGGAGGGTTGATGGCACCATAA